In Anas platyrhynchos isolate ZD024472 breed Pekin duck chromosome 15, IASCAAS_PekinDuck_T2T, whole genome shotgun sequence, the DNA window CAAAGCTTCCCATTTTGGGTTACTTTCTAGAACCAATTCCTTTTTCAGTTCTGAAACAAAGTAAGATTAAACATAGCGGCTTTTACAGCCAAAATACCCTTCAGAACTTTAAATTAGTGGTTCAATGTCAATAGTGTGATGGTTGTAGGCAAGTACAATTCAACAGCCTAAATACACAACTTGTTTTGCTGATGGAGTAGGAGAGCACTCTTACAGAATCAtttaaaatggggaaaaacacTCTAATGAAGCAAAAAGTATTGACTTGTTCTTCCATTCTGAAACTCttgaataaaatacatatatatatttaaagtaatGGCAGCTTCTTATCCCTTCatataaaatgcaaaagatCAAGCTGAAATCTATGCAATTCAGGAACAATCCATAAAAGTTCTCCTAATGATCAGCTGAGTAAGCTGAGAAGAATGCCTTACTTGTGACTGTTTTATGTTGTTTATTATATGCTTTTTGAACAAAGATTATGTCTCAATATATCCCAGCTACCAGATTGAGGTCTGCAGATGTATAAGATCCTGTAACAAACCACAGCACAAGTAATAACATACAGAATATTTGAAATCACATTACACTCTCAAACTTAAAATTAGGAGAGATCAGtaccattttccttctttacatACATGTTTCCAGAGACTTTGCCTTTCTCATTCAGTTTCTCATCTGCAACGTGATAAACTCTCACAGGAGCATTTACAAACATCAATGTACTGGAGTCAAGAAACAGCCAacctaaagagaaaaagaaaatgttaattgtTCGATATTTGAAGTGTTCAGACTTCAGACATTTCCAATAATAGCCTCAAATCTCTCATCTAGATTACCTGTGCTACCTGCTTACTATGTAATTACTAGCTTAATAAGAGACAAATGTGATGCAAATCTCACACTGTTAAGTAACAGCAGTTAAGTGGGAAGATGAAAGCATTATCTGTCAATAAAAACCTACGTCCGTATGGCTAGTTATATAAAACCTAATTAGATACCTTCATATGTTTAggaatgttaattaaaaatatcataatTCCTCTGTTTCATGCATTAACTTGTATGGTTATTCAGTGTTTACCTGAATTCTCAGCAAAAGCTTTTTCACTTGCTTTCAGTGACTGCAGAAGATTGAGGAAAGTGACACAATCATACTGACTTAAATACTGTTGTAGTACGCAGCATTTTCAAATCCTGGACCAAAGATTTTGTCTTAGCTCCAAGCTGATGCCAGAGAGGATCTAAGTAGTGATGTATTGTCTAGAAATATAAAGTGGAAAATTCAGGATGTTAGATTTCTACTATATCAATCAAGATATAAATGCCCTTTTTTTACTTACAGGAGATGCCACTTGCCACTTTTTATCCCGATAAAAAATAGCGAAGTGAAGACATGATGGTGAGACATTTATTTTGATGAGTAACCATTTTTTGCAAAGTTACAATATAGATGCCGTTATATAAATTCATAAATTCAATGATTAGCAGCTATATGTAATTTAATGCTTTCAGtacatattttcctttctatattaagaaaaaaaaaggtattataaatatcagttaaaaaataggaaaaatctgattttacaGGTACTGGCCTGTGCCTCTAGTGTTTAGCATTCTTTCTTTAGCTAAAgttgaaaacattaaaatgtcatttaattttcaaattaagATGAGTATGATGCAGATACACAATGTAGAAAGCCAGAGGAATAAAAGCCtaaaatttttttaaagcacagaagGCTTCACATCAACAGTAAATATCAGTTAATAAGTGTTTTGCTATGACGGCTGAAATATGGCGATACTGTAATTATCAAGGAGTTCATATAAACTAAAGTTATAAACGACGATTTAAATGTAAAGTAAGCTAAATGCAAGATGAATCCACTTCTACAGATGCAAAGACTGCAGTCTTATGAATGGTCTCATAAAGCCATCTGATGATTTCATGATTATGACTGTTCTCATTCTAGGCATGTGAGCCTGTAGCTCTGGTGACTGATCCATGGAGAAATACTGCACTGGATTTCACATCAGCATTACAGGTAAcaaactgcaaaggaaaaacaacaacaaaaatctcatAAGGAAGAAACTGTAATAGGCTCACAAATCCCTTGAAGTCACGTGGATCTGCTGTCAGATAATTTAACATCTCCAGCTTTCGGTAAGCAGTAGAGTAGGTCATTGTTCCAACACAGCCACAATAAGCTAATCTGACCACATGGTTACAAAGGTGCCAGCTGATTTTACAAACAGAATGAGGCACAGAGAACAGTCTGAAGAACTCTGCAACTCAATGAGCATTTTCCTTACTTTGTGCTGCACCCCAAGTCTTTTCATGGTTCAGAAGGCAAGCAGCAAAATTCAGAGAGCTTTGTGTTGTTCACTTCTACATCTTTGTAATACCAAAAGGTAGAGTTTGTAACGCAGAGTGTTGAGTACACAAGATGTAAATTCTAGactggacaggaaaaaaaaaaaaggcagacctCCTGCCCAAGACAAGAGCACTGAATGGCTTATCTGCTGAATTGCCCACACAGTTAGTACGTTTCCAATATAAATGCGTGTTACCAAAGCTTTAAATGAAGCACCAGGTCTGTAAAAACTGCTGTCACACTGACCTCCAGTGGCATTACAATGAGTATAACAACTGTGTCATTTCAGgtcagtaattaaaaataaataaataaataatatcttTAGTGCATTTACTCCTTTCACCCACACAAAACCcaaagatttgttttattttgttttgcatttttcctcagGATAGGGGGGAAAGGCAAACAGGAAGGAGACAAAGGgaagaacagaaattaaaaggagGTGCCCAGAAACTGTttacttattttgtttttgaagttggAAAAAACAGAATTGACAAGTCTAGTGTCCTTTTGCCTTAGCATGAAGCTGTTCAATATGTTTTACAGATTTGACGTTTTAAAGGTTGactaaaaggaaggaaatacagCGTATGAAGCAAAAGCATACATTCTTCTACATATTTAGTATTCTGTTGCATTTAAACATTATAAAGatgttaatatttatatacCAGTAAAATATTCCTATACTCTCATGCATCTGTTTTACTAGCTCTCCAGGCTGTAAGAGGGTTTCCAGCTTAGacaagaacataaaaataactgAGGTCAGGAGAAGAGGGGGACCAGAACATTAGAGAACAAGACAGTTGGAACATCTTTCATGTGTAACTTCTATACAACAACAAATGAAGTCACGAGCTATGTCCAAAAATCTTTGCGAAGTTTTAACAACATTATCTCATAATATTGCTATTTAGATAGCATCCGAGATGTTACAAGATGTGAACTGCCATTAAAAAGGGTGAGCAAGGGTGCATCGTCTGACAGGCAGAAGGCGATAGTTCGGGTGCAGGGAGCCTAAGGGGAATGGAGTGTAGAGAGGGGTCAGTTTTGCATGTTTTtgcacagcatttctttttgctATTATTGGAGATAAAGCAACAGTCCATCTAGCCAGTGTTCTGACAGAGCGTGGCATTCCTTACATTCATAATCAATGGGACAGAAATTGTGAAGAAACAAGTCAGTGTTCTCAGGACTTCTACCAGAATATCCCCAAGGTGAGCTTGATGACTTGTctactttattttaaacagtgatggaaaaatctacttttttgAAAGATGCTGCCTTGCCAAATTTTATACTTTAATTCCTTGACACTAGATAGGGGATCGTGTCTTAGAATTGAGTTCATAATGCATTCCTGTATTCATGAGTCCATACAACTTGTTAGATCAGGAGTTCAGTTAGCTGCAGTTCAGGCACAGTACATACAAGAATCTCATCAAAGGGTTCTCTGTTATCTTTTTCTCTCTAACTTTATTTTACATCTTCAGAGCTTTCCCccaaacattttcttcctctgaaagaGTCTTCCTCTATGTACCACATACTATTCTATAAGTTTTTCAGGTCTTTTCCTTTCAGACTCTTTTCAAATTATCAGCCCTTTCAAAAATAggttagggatatggtttagtggggactgttagtgttaggtcagaggttggactcgatgatcttgaggtctcttccaacctagaaattctgtgattctgtgtgattaaTGCAAAAACCAGCAAGTGTGCACGGTTGATAAATACACAATCTAAAATCAGCTTCAATCACAGGCCATTTACCGAGAGTACTCTGAATAGTATTTTCTCAAGAACAATCAGTTATTTTCCTTGGAAAGTAATGCAGCCACTCTGAATTTCCGTGTTTCTTACGTCATGGCATGGTTTAACTGCTGATTGTTTTCCAGTTTATTATTGATATCAGAAAGCCATACAGGAACATTATCCACTACCTAAAAAGAATGTGGATTTTTTCAAATTGTGTgattaaataaagcaaacaagttTAGAGCAAAGatgaccatttaaaaaaaaaagttaagaactACATATTTGTTCCTTTTacctcagtttttctttttttgaataatTCTTCAACCTTAATATCAGTCATTTGAACTCTTTCAACAGAATTAAGCTTTATGTATTTTCAGTCACAGCTTGACTTCATTAAGGTCTTACCAGTAATGAGGTTCGCAGGAATTGTGTCAGTAAGGAAACCTACCACGAGGATTCGACTTTTTGCAGAGATAACTCCTCCTTGCATGTAAAATTCATAGTGAGTGTTACTTGCAACCTCGTTGGTAACGCGCTGAGGAAGACGAACAACTCCATCTGACCTCAGTTGATCAATAAAATActcctaaaaaaaatacagtaaaaacacAACAGACTTCATTCTAACAACCAATGAAATGTATACAGAAAGAATTGCAATTAGGCCTATTTCATTAGCTTTGCAGAGCTGTCCACAACCACATACaaacatgacagtgtaagaTACTAGATAAGGAAGTCAGAATCCTTCATTAAATTTCAAACCCTTTCAGGTAACTTAGAAGTATTTTCAATAGCAGTTAGACAATATTTAAGAAAGTACAAGCCACTGCCACTCGATAGATCTTAGCTACGCTGAAAATTTTATCTTGCGtttttcacagtattttaaCGGCTCTTTTTTTCAGGGAGCAGGCAATACTAACTTACGGCCCGAGAAGTGACAAGGGCCCCTCGCTGCCCGCCAACCGACCCTGGAAGAGCCCCAGCCGCCAAACCCCATCTCGAAGGCGGCAGCAGCCGGCGGGCAGCcgcctccttcctcctcccctcacGTTCTCGGCGGAGCTCACGTTCAGCACCAAGCTAGCGGGCTCGCTGTAGGGGCGGAGGAAGCGCAGCAGCAGGGGGTCGATGCCGAGTCCCCGGGCGCACACCACCAGCCCGTCCCGGTGGAAGAAGTCCTTCAAACCCGCCTCCTGTGGTCCAGCAGCGCCGCCATCGCCGCCGGCCCCAGCCCGCCACAGCAGCGCCTGCGCCCGGCCTCGCCGCGGCTGAGGGAGCGGCGCCCTCAGGCGGCTGGAGGCGGTGTCTCATCTTCTAGTTGAGGGTCTTCTGAGGGCAGGGGTCAGGTACGGaggtcattttttttattccaaatgcttcatttttagTCACTGACTAACGGCATTTCTTAACAAAAGAAGCTGGCTGAACCGAGCTTGCTCTCCGCCATGAGGCAGCAGCACCTCAGCTTGGCAGTGTCCCGCAGAGAGGAGCCCCAGGCCTGCTACCCAAAATGGCTGTCAGggcataaatataaaataaagctaTAAATCTGGACGTTTTCTGGGCCGGCCACAGGGCAGATGGGTGCTGCTTTGGTTGGGCCACATGGTAGCAAATTTAGCTGTTGAATGTGGTCATTTAATATATGAcgctttcaaattattttagaagtcaTCTGCATTTTAACAGgcaaacattcagaaaaaatgtttaaaaatggacataaattaataaaatattgggactattcttgatttttttttttttttccacacacatGTACCATTTCAGGTTTGTTGATACCTGaacaattttttctttataaattggGTCGCATTGTGAACTCTTTACCGTAATTTGGTTCACATTTTTATCTGGCTGGTACTCAGCTCTCTGATGTTCACATTTAAACTTATTTTAGACTgtaaaaaagttataaaaa includes these proteins:
- the LOC113845222 gene encoding LOW QUALITY PROTEIN: DNA repair endonuclease XPF-like (The sequence of the model RefSeq protein was modified relative to this genomic sequence to represent the inferred CDS: inserted 1 base in 1 codon), whose protein sequence is MAALLDHRRRVXKDFFHRDGLVVCARGLGIDPLLLRFLRPYSEPASLVLNVSSAENEYFIDQLRSDGVVRLPQRVTNEVASNTHYEFYMQGGVISAKSRILVVGFLTDTIPANLITVCYL